The following are encoded together in the Longimicrobiales bacterium genome:
- the leuS gene encoding leucine--tRNA ligase, translated as MTTEARTGYQPAEIEQKWQAHWAERGTNSLTDERLRTAERPFYNLMMFPYPSAEGLHVGNMYAFTGADIYGRWKRLLGEDVFEPIGFDAFGIHSENFALKQGTHPMELIPSNIRNFTRQLQRIGAMYDWNHTVDTTAPEYYRWTQWIFLQLYEMGLAEKKEAPVNWCPSCKTVLANEQVIAGACERCGTPVETRTLSQWFFRITKFAQRLLDNLSWIDWSETTKKAQENWIGRSEGALVHFPVARAKVAEDRHAAAELQPDRNRISVFTTRPDTIFGATFMVLAPEHPLVERLTSDAQRAEVEAYRAHAGSLDLVSRRKADEKEKTGVFTGGHCINPATGKEIPVWIADYVLMEYGTGAIMAVPGHDERDFEFATKFELPIVRVVAARESDAGVPLEEAYVDDGVLVNSGDFDGMDVQRAKQAVTAWLAERQVAEARVQYRLHDWCISRQRYWGPPIPIIYCDACGTVPVPEKDLPVVLPYVENYKPDESGISPLARDESWYRVPCPECGGQARRETDVSDTFLDSAWYFLRYPSANRDDVAFDAKLTEKWLPVNMYIGGEEHAVLHLLYSRFVTMALHDKGLIPFEEPFTTFRKHGLLIKEGSKMSKSRGNVVIPDRYLEEWGADAFRTYLMFLGPYQEGGDFRDLGLQGPYGFLSRLYDTVVPASALGEQQPSGSIEQKLHATIRKVTEDIGALRYNTAIAAMMEYLNAVREGGRAANRAEVEPLVALVAPFAPHLAEELWQELGHATSLFEEPSWPSFDPDKATSDEVELVVQINGKVRARIGVTRGIGEDEALSVAHGDENVARHLADRTTRKVIYVQDRLLNIVVS; from the coding sequence ATGACGACGGAAGCCCGGACCGGCTACCAGCCGGCAGAGATCGAGCAGAAGTGGCAGGCACACTGGGCCGAGCGCGGCACCAACTCGCTGACCGACGAGCGACTGCGCACGGCCGAGCGGCCGTTCTACAACCTGATGATGTTCCCGTACCCGTCCGCCGAAGGGCTCCATGTCGGGAACATGTACGCGTTCACGGGCGCGGACATCTACGGGCGCTGGAAGCGCCTGCTCGGCGAGGACGTGTTCGAGCCGATCGGCTTCGATGCGTTCGGCATCCACTCGGAGAACTTCGCGCTCAAGCAGGGCACGCATCCGATGGAGCTCATTCCGAGCAACATCCGGAACTTCACGCGCCAGCTCCAGCGCATCGGTGCGATGTACGACTGGAACCACACCGTCGACACGACGGCGCCGGAATACTACCGCTGGACACAGTGGATCTTCCTGCAGCTCTACGAGATGGGGCTCGCCGAGAAGAAGGAGGCACCGGTCAACTGGTGCCCGTCGTGCAAGACCGTGCTCGCCAATGAGCAGGTGATCGCCGGCGCGTGCGAGCGCTGCGGCACACCCGTGGAGACGCGTACGCTCTCGCAGTGGTTCTTCCGCATCACGAAGTTCGCGCAGCGACTGCTCGACAACCTGAGCTGGATCGACTGGTCGGAAACGACGAAGAAGGCCCAGGAGAACTGGATCGGTCGCAGCGAGGGCGCGCTCGTCCACTTCCCGGTTGCACGCGCGAAGGTGGCGGAGGACCGGCATGCCGCGGCGGAGCTGCAGCCGGACCGGAACCGCATCAGCGTATTCACGACCCGGCCCGACACGATCTTCGGCGCGACGTTCATGGTGCTCGCACCCGAGCACCCGCTCGTCGAGCGGCTGACGAGCGACGCGCAGCGCGCCGAGGTCGAAGCATACCGTGCGCACGCCGGCTCGCTCGACCTCGTCAGCCGTCGCAAGGCGGACGAGAAGGAGAAGACCGGCGTCTTCACGGGCGGCCACTGCATCAATCCGGCTACGGGCAAGGAGATCCCCGTCTGGATCGCCGATTACGTGCTGATGGAGTACGGCACCGGTGCGATCATGGCCGTGCCCGGCCACGACGAGCGCGACTTCGAGTTCGCGACCAAGTTCGAGCTGCCGATCGTGCGCGTGGTCGCTGCGCGCGAGAGCGACGCGGGTGTGCCGCTGGAGGAGGCGTACGTCGACGACGGCGTGCTCGTGAACTCCGGTGACTTCGACGGCATGGACGTCCAGCGTGCAAAGCAGGCAGTCACGGCGTGGCTCGCGGAGCGACAGGTCGCCGAGGCGCGCGTGCAGTACCGCCTGCACGACTGGTGCATCTCGCGCCAGCGCTACTGGGGACCGCCGATCCCGATCATCTACTGCGACGCGTGCGGCACGGTGCCCGTCCCGGAGAAGGACCTGCCGGTCGTGCTGCCGTACGTCGAGAACTACAAGCCCGACGAGAGCGGCATCAGTCCGCTCGCGCGCGATGAATCCTGGTACCGCGTACCGTGTCCGGAGTGCGGCGGACAGGCGCGCCGGGAGACGGACGTCAGCGACACGTTCCTGGACAGTGCGTGGTATTTCCTGCGCTATCCGTCGGCAAACCGCGATGATGTTGCGTTCGATGCGAAGCTGACGGAGAAGTGGCTGCCCGTGAACATGTACATCGGGGGCGAAGAGCACGCGGTGCTGCACCTGCTGTACTCGCGCTTCGTCACGATGGCACTGCACGACAAGGGGCTGATCCCCTTCGAGGAGCCGTTCACGACGTTCCGCAAGCACGGGCTGCTGATCAAGGAAGGCTCCAAGATGTCCAAGAGCCGCGGCAACGTCGTCATTCCCGACCGCTACCTGGAAGAGTGGGGCGCGGACGCGTTCCGCACGTACCTGATGTTCCTCGGCCCGTACCAGGAAGGCGGCGACTTCCGGGATCTCGGACTGCAGGGGCCCTACGGGTTCCTGAGCAGACTGTATGACACCGTCGTTCCGGCATCGGCACTCGGCGAGCAGCAGCCGTCCGGGTCCATCGAACAGAAGCTGCACGCGACCATTCGCAAGGTCACCGAAGACATCGGTGCCCTGCGCTACAACACGGCGATCGCAGCAATGATGGAATACCTGAACGCCGTGCGCGAAGGCGGCCGCGCCGCGAATCGCGCGGAGGTCGAACCGCTCGTCGCGCTCGTCGCACCCTTCGCGCCGCACCTGGCCGAGGAGCTGTGGCAGGAGCTCGGCCATGCGACGTCGCTCTTCGAGGAGCCGTCATGGCCGTCGTTCGATCCGGACAAGGCGACCAGCGACGAGGTCGAGCTCGTCGTGCAGATCAACGGCAAGGTGCGCGCGCGCATCGGAGTCACTCGCGGCATCGGCGAGGATGAGGCGCTCTCGGTTGCGCACGGTGACGAGAACGTTGCGCGTCACCTGGCGGACCGCACCACGCGCAAGGTGATCTACGTGCAGGACCGGCTGCTGAATATCGTGGTGAGCTGA
- a CDS encoding aminopeptidase, protein MRRRFIFSLAAVAAIAAASLTCSPVYVLRAGYEEARILSRRRPISDVIQDADTRDVTRDKLRLVLRARNYAARVLDLDAGDSFTTYSWVDSDTLLLVLSAARKDRFEPYTWWFPIVGRVPYKGYFDFEEAHEQARRLDARGYDTHVRPSAAFSTLGWFNDPVLNTVLRYGDIDLAQTVIHELTHNTIYIGGQAGFNESFATFVGDRGAAAFFCDLEGPDSEPCRVATDAWHDTMRFGAFLQQLVDRLEALYAQELPLDTVLVRRSAIYQQAQEQWQRTHVPALRTGAFAGYFDRPLNNAVLIGARLYYQRLDLFEAVYQHYGRDLRQAARAIEDAARSREDDPFAAVEALLAAPGGVP, encoded by the coding sequence CTGCGGTCGCCGCCATCGCGGCTGCCTCGCTCACATGCTCCCCCGTGTACGTGCTGCGGGCGGGGTACGAGGAGGCCAGGATCCTGAGCCGTCGCCGGCCGATCAGCGACGTGATCCAGGATGCCGACACGCGCGACGTGACCCGCGACAAGCTCAGGCTCGTGCTCCGGGCGCGCAACTACGCGGCACGCGTCCTCGACCTCGATGCCGGGGACAGCTTCACCACGTACTCGTGGGTCGACAGCGATACGCTGCTGCTCGTCCTGTCGGCGGCACGCAAGGATCGCTTCGAGCCGTACACGTGGTGGTTTCCCATCGTGGGGCGGGTTCCCTACAAGGGCTACTTCGACTTCGAGGAGGCCCACGAGCAGGCACGTCGGCTGGACGCGCGGGGCTACGACACCCATGTGCGCCCCAGTGCGGCGTTCAGCACCCTCGGCTGGTTCAATGATCCGGTCCTGAATACCGTCCTGCGCTACGGCGACATCGACCTCGCCCAGACCGTCATACACGAGCTGACCCACAACACGATCTACATCGGCGGCCAGGCGGGCTTCAACGAGAGCTTCGCGACATTCGTCGGTGACCGCGGGGCCGCCGCCTTCTTCTGCGACCTGGAGGGGCCGGACAGCGAACCCTGCAGGGTCGCCACAGACGCCTGGCACGACACGATGCGCTTTGGCGCGTTCCTCCAGCAGCTCGTCGATCGGCTCGAAGCGCTGTACGCGCAGGAGCTGCCGCTCGACACGGTGCTCGTGCGACGCAGCGCGATCTACCAGCAGGCGCAGGAGCAGTGGCAGCGCACCCATGTACCTGCGCTCAGGACCGGCGCGTTTGCCGGGTATTTCGATCGGCCGCTCAACAACGCCGTGCTGATCGGGGCGCGACTCTATTACCAGCGATTGGACCTGTTCGAGGCCGTGTACCAGCACTATGGCCGGGACCTGCGACAGGCGGCGCGTGCGATCGAGGACGCGGCACGCTCGCGCGAGGACGATCCCTTCGCGGCGGTCGAGGCGCTGCTGGCAGCACCCGGCGGCGTGCCGTAG
- a CDS encoding CsbD family protein, whose protein sequence is MADRKDLHREGTENRVEGAAEELEGKIRGGVGDALDDRDEHIKGRAKEMKGKIKKKFGEAQQDVADRDRNRNP, encoded by the coding sequence ATGGCCGATCGCAAAGACCTGCACCGTGAGGGCACCGAGAACCGCGTCGAGGGCGCGGCAGAGGAACTCGAGGGCAAGATCCGCGGTGGTGTCGGCGACGCACTCGATGATCGCGACGAGCACATCAAGGGTCGCGCGAAGGAGATGAAGGGCAAGATCAAGAAGAAGTTCGGCGAGGCGCAGCAGGACGTTGCTGACCGCGACCGGAACCGCAATCCCTGA